The Streptomyces sp. NBC_01353 genome contains a region encoding:
- a CDS encoding NAD(P)/FAD-dependent oxidoreductase, protein MARTNPMHLLNRLAAEHADARRLNLPVDELRGMRSESVGRRSLLKYAAAAGIAVSAATAVARPAVARAVTPARVAVVGAGISGLTAALTLQDAGVRPTLYEANPTRVGGRMWSQRSHWAYGQTSEIGGELIDTSHKKILELCRRFDLPVEDFLGGGPNGAEEVLWFNGAYYPRHQADEDFKAVYQSLRRDLSEAGEVRWNQATPTGTALDTMSIHEWIESRVPGGHSSPLGRFIDVAYNVEYGADTTEQSSLALVLLMGYQTNPGHFNIWGLSNERYHITGGNDRLPNAVAGALAPGTLRPGWSLSAVRANADGTQTLTFTEAGATRTVTADHTVLCLPLPVLKQLDLTAAGFDPLMKNLLRDARMGYCTKLNMQFGTRPWRGTGAWPGVSAGDCFTDIEVQQTWDTTRVQGGTGGILIQYGGGSLARALTPAAPFSTESDPYVRSLVGRYLSGVDAFFPGTSRAYTGRAQLSAWHRDPYTLGAYSCWPVGYLHRYAGYEGTAQGNVHIGGEHCSYDFQGFMEGGATEGERAAREVIDALR, encoded by the coding sequence ATGGCACGCACCAACCCGATGCACCTCCTGAACCGCCTCGCCGCCGAGCACGCCGACGCCCGACGGCTGAACCTTCCCGTCGACGAGTTGAGGGGGATGAGGTCCGAATCCGTCGGACGGCGCTCCCTCCTGAAGTACGCCGCCGCGGCCGGGATCGCCGTCTCCGCCGCCACCGCCGTCGCCCGGCCGGCGGTGGCACGGGCCGTGACGCCCGCCCGCGTCGCCGTCGTCGGCGCCGGCATCTCCGGCCTCACCGCCGCCCTCACCCTCCAGGACGCGGGCGTGCGCCCGACGCTCTACGAGGCGAACCCCACCCGCGTCGGCGGCCGTATGTGGAGCCAACGGAGCCACTGGGCGTACGGGCAGACCTCCGAGATCGGCGGCGAGCTGATCGACACGAGCCACAAGAAGATCCTGGAGCTCTGCCGCCGCTTCGACCTCCCCGTGGAGGACTTCCTCGGCGGCGGCCCCAACGGAGCCGAGGAAGTCCTCTGGTTCAACGGCGCCTACTACCCGCGTCACCAGGCCGACGAGGACTTCAAGGCGGTCTACCAGTCGCTGCGCCGCGACCTGTCCGAGGCGGGCGAGGTCAGGTGGAACCAGGCCACCCCGACCGGCACCGCACTCGACACCATGTCGATCCACGAATGGATCGAGTCGAGGGTCCCCGGCGGCCACTCCTCACCCCTCGGACGGTTCATCGACGTCGCCTACAACGTCGAGTACGGCGCCGACACCACCGAACAGTCCTCGCTCGCCCTCGTTCTGCTCATGGGCTACCAGACCAATCCGGGCCACTTCAACATCTGGGGCCTCTCCAACGAGCGGTACCACATCACCGGCGGGAACGACCGGCTCCCGAACGCCGTCGCGGGCGCCCTCGCTCCCGGAACCCTGCGTCCGGGCTGGTCCCTGAGTGCCGTGCGGGCCAACGCGGACGGCACCCAGACCCTGACCTTCACCGAGGCCGGCGCCACCCGCACCGTCACCGCCGACCACACCGTCCTGTGCCTGCCGCTGCCTGTCCTCAAGCAGCTCGATCTCACCGCCGCCGGCTTCGACCCGCTGATGAAGAACCTGCTGCGGGATGCCCGGATGGGGTACTGCACCAAGCTCAACATGCAGTTCGGCACCCGTCCGTGGCGCGGCACCGGCGCCTGGCCCGGCGTCTCGGCCGGTGATTGCTTCACCGACATCGAGGTCCAGCAGACCTGGGACACCACCAGGGTCCAGGGCGGCACGGGAGGCATCCTCATCCAGTACGGCGGCGGCAGCCTCGCCAGGGCCCTGACACCGGCCGCGCCCTTCTCCACCGAGTCCGACCCGTACGTACGAAGTCTCGTCGGCCGGTACCTGAGCGGCGTCGACGCCTTCTTCCCCGGCACCTCCCGGGCCTACACCGGCCGCGCACAGCTCTCCGCCTGGCACCGCGACCCGTACACGCTCGGCGCGTACTCCTGCTGGCCCGTCGGCTACCTGCACCGGTACGCCGGGTACGAGGGCACCGCTCAAGGCAACGTCCACATCGGCGGCGAGCACTGCAGCTACGACTTCCAGGGCTTCATGGAGGGCGGCGCCACCGAGGGCGAGCGGGCGGCGCGGGAGGTGATCGACGCGCTGCGATGA
- a CDS encoding FAD-binding oxidoreductase — protein sequence MAPQHTVPDSALTGLREDLAGEVYVPGDPGYDTARTIHNGMIDRRPAVIAQCETAEDVSNAVLFGRETGLPIAVRGGGHSVAGTSVVDDGLVIDLRRMHAVVADPEHMTVRVEGGATMSHLDHASQPFHLATTGGRVSTTGVGGFTLGGGSGWLERKFGLACDNLLAAELITAEGKHVHTDAGENPELFWALHGGGGNFGVATSLTLRLYELPEMSIAMLFFMPETAPEVMRTFRDLAASAPDEAGGGVIYFPAPPEPFVPEHLVGELLCATLFTYAGPVAEVRELCAPLFALKPVIEVVTDIGYADLQCMIDDPPGLRNYWSAEYLSEFPDAAVDVFCERAQKIPMPTATQHVLFMMGGAVAAGPADYPIPWRSAPWAVHPFATWEDPADDERTRQWVRDVRADAEPWSTGAVYLNFIGSEGDQRVVSGFGAENYRRLAAVKATYDPDNVFRFNHNITPAG from the coding sequence ATGGCTCCCCAGCACACCGTCCCGGACAGCGCCCTGACCGGACTCCGCGAGGATCTGGCCGGTGAGGTGTACGTCCCCGGTGATCCGGGCTACGACACGGCCCGGACCATCCACAACGGCATGATCGACCGGCGTCCGGCGGTCATCGCCCAGTGCGAGACGGCGGAGGACGTTTCCAACGCGGTCCTCTTCGGCCGGGAGACCGGGCTGCCGATCGCGGTGCGCGGCGGCGGGCACAGCGTCGCCGGGACCTCCGTCGTCGACGACGGTCTCGTGATCGACCTGCGCCGGATGCACGCGGTCGTCGCCGACCCCGAGCACATGACGGTACGCGTCGAGGGCGGCGCGACCATGAGCCATCTGGACCACGCGTCCCAGCCGTTCCATCTGGCCACCACCGGTGGGCGGGTGTCGACGACCGGGGTCGGCGGCTTCACGCTGGGCGGCGGATCGGGTTGGCTGGAGCGGAAGTTCGGGCTGGCCTGCGACAACCTCCTCGCCGCCGAGCTGATCACCGCCGAGGGCAAGCATGTGCACACGGACGCGGGGGAGAACCCGGAGCTGTTCTGGGCGCTGCACGGCGGCGGCGGGAACTTCGGCGTGGCGACCTCGCTCACCCTGCGGCTGTACGAGCTGCCGGAGATGAGCATCGCGATGCTGTTCTTCATGCCCGAGACGGCGCCCGAAGTGATGCGCACCTTCCGCGATCTGGCGGCCTCCGCCCCGGACGAGGCGGGCGGCGGGGTCATCTACTTCCCCGCGCCCCCCGAGCCGTTCGTCCCCGAGCATCTCGTCGGCGAGCTGCTCTGCGCCACCCTGTTCACGTACGCCGGTCCGGTCGCCGAGGTCCGCGAGCTCTGCGCACCGCTGTTCGCGCTGAAGCCCGTGATCGAGGTCGTCACGGACATCGGGTACGCGGATCTCCAGTGCATGATCGACGACCCGCCGGGGCTGCGGAACTACTGGTCGGCGGAGTATCTGAGCGAGTTCCCCGACGCGGCCGTGGACGTCTTCTGCGAGCGCGCGCAGAAGATCCCCATGCCCACGGCCACGCAGCATGTGCTCTTCATGATGGGCGGCGCGGTCGCGGCGGGGCCGGCCGACTATCCGATCCCGTGGCGTTCGGCGCCCTGGGCGGTCCACCCGTTCGCGACCTGGGAGGACCCGGCCGACGACGAGCGGACGAGGCAGTGGGTACGGGACGTGCGGGCCGACGCGGAACCGTGGTCGACCGGAGCCGTGTACCTCAACTTCATCGGCTCCGAGGGCGATCAGCGGGTCGTCTCGGGCTTCGGCGCCGAGAACTACCGCAGGCTCGCCGCGGTCAAGGCCACGTACGACCCCGACAACGTCTTCCGCTTCAACCACAACATCACACCGGCCGGCTGA
- a CDS encoding glycoside hydrolase family 15 protein, whose product MAGRIEDYALIGDMQTAALVCRDGSVDWLCLPRFDSHAVFAGLLGTEEHGFWRVGPAVPNGAAPAPADRRRYRGDSLILESEWDTPRGTVRVTDFMPPRDGAPQLIRIVEGVSGRVQMRSALRMRFSYGRVVPWVHKVGDRTVAVAGPDSVWLDMDAETHGKDLTTYSDFTVTPGDRVTFTISWQPSHKEPPALPDPEGSLEATVDFWREWVEHCTYHGPYREAVVRSLITLKALTYAPTGGIVAAPTTSLPEEIGGVRNWDYRYTWLRDAAITLSSMLRTGYREEARAWRDWLLRAVAGDPENLQIMYGIAGERELGEAELDWLPGYENSGPVRVGNGAANQLQLDVYGEVTEALHLAHMTGLSRNDYASLLQLKLIRYLETHWNQPDEGIWEVRGPRRHFVHSKVMAWVAVDRTIKLIESGDADGPLERWRELRDDIHRDVCEKGYDKERNTFTQSYGSKELDASLLLIPQMGFLPPDDKRVIGTIEAIQRELSTEDGFVLRYPTAGEEAGVDGLEGDEGAFLACSFWLADDLAMIGRVDEARKLFERLLALRNDLGLLAEEWDPRLQRQVGNFPQAFSHVPLIDTALRLTASGAYGG is encoded by the coding sequence GTGGCCGGGCGCATCGAGGATTACGCACTCATCGGGGACATGCAGACCGCCGCCCTCGTCTGCCGGGACGGCAGTGTCGACTGGCTGTGCCTCCCCCGCTTCGACTCCCATGCCGTCTTCGCGGGGCTCCTCGGTACGGAGGAGCACGGGTTCTGGCGGGTCGGTCCGGCCGTGCCGAACGGCGCCGCCCCGGCTCCCGCCGACCGCCGCCGTTACCGCGGCGACTCGCTCATCCTGGAATCCGAGTGGGACACCCCGCGCGGCACGGTCCGGGTGACCGATTTCATGCCCCCGCGCGACGGCGCGCCGCAGTTGATCCGGATCGTGGAGGGCGTCTCCGGCCGGGTCCAGATGCGCTCGGCGCTGCGGATGCGGTTCAGCTACGGCCGGGTGGTGCCGTGGGTCCACAAGGTCGGGGACCGCACGGTCGCCGTCGCGGGTCCCGACTCGGTGTGGCTGGACATGGACGCCGAGACGCACGGCAAGGACCTGACGACGTACTCGGACTTCACCGTCACCCCGGGTGACCGCGTCACCTTCACGATCAGCTGGCAGCCCTCGCACAAGGAGCCGCCCGCCCTGCCGGACCCGGAGGGTTCGCTGGAGGCGACCGTCGACTTCTGGCGGGAGTGGGTCGAGCACTGCACGTACCACGGCCCGTACCGGGAGGCCGTCGTACGCTCGCTGATCACGCTGAAGGCGCTGACGTACGCGCCGACGGGCGGCATCGTCGCGGCGCCGACCACCTCGCTGCCGGAGGAGATCGGCGGCGTCCGGAACTGGGACTACCGCTACACCTGGCTGCGCGACGCGGCGATCACCCTCTCCTCGATGCTGCGCACCGGCTACCGCGAGGAGGCCCGTGCCTGGCGGGACTGGCTGCTCCGCGCGGTCGCCGGCGACCCGGAGAACCTGCAGATCATGTACGGGATCGCCGGTGAGCGCGAGCTCGGCGAGGCCGAGCTGGACTGGCTGCCGGGGTACGAGAACTCGGGCCCGGTCCGGGTGGGCAACGGGGCCGCCAACCAGCTCCAGCTGGACGTGTACGGCGAGGTCACCGAGGCCCTGCACCTGGCACATATGACGGGTCTGTCCCGCAACGACTACGCCTCACTGCTCCAGCTGAAGCTCATCCGCTACCTGGAGACGCACTGGAACCAGCCCGACGAGGGCATCTGGGAGGTGCGCGGCCCGCGCCGGCACTTCGTGCACTCCAAGGTCATGGCCTGGGTGGCGGTCGACCGCACGATCAAGCTCATCGAGTCCGGGGACGCCGACGGCCCGCTGGAGCGCTGGCGCGAGCTGCGCGACGACATCCACCGGGACGTCTGCGAGAAGGGCTACGACAAGGAGCGGAACACCTTCACGCAGTCGTACGGCTCCAAGGAGCTGGACGCCTCACTGCTGCTGATTCCGCAGATGGGCTTCCTGCCGCCGGACGACAAGCGGGTCATCGGCACGATCGAGGCGATCCAGCGGGAGCTGTCCACGGAGGACGGCTTCGTGCTGCGCTACCCGACCGCCGGCGAGGAGGCCGGCGTGGACGGCCTGGAGGGCGACGAGGGCGCCTTCCTCGCCTGCTCGTTCTGGCTCGCCGACGACCTGGCGATGATCGGGCGCGTGGACGAGGCCCGCAAGCTCTTCGAACGGCTGCTGGCGCTCCGCAACGACCTGGGTCTCCTCGCGGAGGAGTGGGACCCGCGACTGCAGCGGCAGGTGGGCAACTTCCCGCAGGCGTTCAGCCATGTTCCGCTGATCGACACGGCGCTGCGGCTGACGGCGAGCGGCGCGTACGGCGGCTGA
- a CDS encoding CTP synthase, giving the protein MPPKTTTTKHIFVTGGVASSLGKGLTASSLGALLKARGLRVTMQKLDPYLNVDPGTMNPFQHGEVFVTNDGAETDLDIGHYERFLDVDLDGSANVTTGQVYSQVIAKERRGEYLGDTVQVIPHITNEIKSRIRRMATDDVDVVITEVGGTVGDIESLPFLETVRQVRHEVGRDNVFVVHISLLPYIGPSGELKTKPTQHSVAALRNIGIQPDAIVLRADREVPTAIKRKISLMCDVDEAAVVAAIDAKSIYDIPKVLHTEGLDAYVVRKLDLPFRDVDWSTWDDLLDRVHNPEHEVTVALVGKYIDLPDAYLSITEAMRAGGFANKARVKVKWVTSDDCKTPAGAAKQLGDVDAILIPGGFGDRGVNGKIGAIQYARENKVPLLGICLGLQCIVIEAARNLADIPEANSTEFDAATAHPVVSTMEEQLAYVEGAGDLGGTMRLGLYPAKLAEGSIVREVYADQPYVEERHRHRYEVNNAYRAELEKKAGLVFSGTSPDNKLVEYVEYPREVHPYLVATQAHPELRSRPTRPHPLFAGLVKAAVERKTGK; this is encoded by the coding sequence ATGCCGCCCAAAACCACGACGACCAAGCACATCTTCGTCACCGGGGGTGTCGCCTCCTCCCTCGGCAAGGGCCTGACCGCCTCCAGCCTGGGTGCGCTCCTCAAGGCGCGGGGCCTGCGGGTCACGATGCAGAAGCTCGACCCGTACCTGAACGTCGACCCCGGCACGATGAACCCGTTCCAGCACGGCGAGGTGTTCGTCACCAACGACGGCGCCGAGACCGACCTGGACATCGGCCACTACGAGCGCTTCCTCGACGTCGACCTCGACGGCTCGGCCAACGTCACCACCGGCCAGGTCTACTCGCAGGTCATCGCCAAGGAGCGGCGCGGCGAGTACCTCGGCGACACCGTCCAGGTCATCCCGCACATCACCAACGAGATCAAGTCCCGGATCCGCCGCATGGCGACCGACGACGTCGATGTCGTCATCACCGAGGTTGGCGGCACGGTCGGCGACATCGAGTCGCTGCCGTTCCTGGAGACCGTCCGCCAGGTCCGCCACGAGGTCGGCCGCGACAACGTCTTCGTCGTGCACATCTCGCTGCTGCCCTACATCGGCCCCTCCGGCGAGCTGAAGACCAAGCCGACCCAGCACTCCGTCGCCGCGCTGCGCAACATCGGTATCCAGCCGGACGCCATCGTGCTGCGCGCCGACCGCGAGGTCCCCACCGCCATCAAGCGCAAGATCTCGCTGATGTGCGACGTGGACGAGGCCGCCGTCGTCGCCGCCATCGACGCCAAGTCGATCTACGACATCCCCAAGGTGCTGCACACCGAGGGCCTGGATGCCTACGTCGTGCGCAAGCTCGACCTGCCGTTCCGTGACGTGGACTGGTCCACCTGGGACGACCTGCTGGACCGCGTCCACAACCCGGAGCACGAGGTCACCGTCGCGCTCGTCGGCAAGTACATCGACCTGCCCGACGCGTACCTCTCGATCACCGAGGCCATGCGCGCCGGCGGCTTCGCCAACAAGGCGCGGGTCAAGGTCAAGTGGGTCACCTCCGACGACTGCAAGACCCCGGCCGGTGCGGCGAAGCAGCTCGGTGACGTCGACGCGATCCTGATCCCCGGCGGCTTCGGCGACCGCGGTGTCAACGGCAAGATCGGCGCGATCCAGTACGCCCGCGAGAACAAGGTGCCGCTGCTCGGCATCTGCCTGGGTCTGCAGTGCATCGTGATCGAGGCCGCCCGGAACCTGGCCGACATCCCCGAGGCCAACTCCACCGAGTTCGACGCCGCCACCGCGCACCCCGTCGTCTCCACGATGGAGGAGCAGCTCGCGTACGTCGAGGGCGCCGGCGACCTGGGCGGAACGATGCGCCTGGGCCTCTACCCGGCGAAGCTCGCCGAGGGTTCGATCGTCCGCGAGGTCTACGCCGACCAGCCGTACGTCGAGGAGCGCCACCGCCACCGCTACGAGGTGAACAACGCCTACCGCGCGGAGCTGGAGAAGAAGGCGGGCCTCGTCTTCTCGGGCACCTCCCCGGACAACAAGCTCGTCGAGTACGTCGAGTACCCGCGCGAGGTGCACCCGTACCTGGTCGCGACCCAGGCCCACCCGGAGCTGCGCTCGCGTCCGACGCGTCCGCACCCGCTCTTCGCCGGCCTGGTCAAGGCCGCCGTGGAGCGCAAGACGGGCAAGTAG
- a CDS encoding NUDIX hydrolase, whose amino-acid sequence MELQDTPEEWRVVATTTPFQGKKTSVRTDDVVMPDGTVARRDYQVHPGSVAVLALDDQDRVLLLKQYRHPVRQKLWEIPAGLLDVPGENPLHAAQRELYEEAHVKAEEWRVLADVYTTPGGCDEAVRIFLARHLSEAEGERFEVSEEEADMELARVPLADLARGVLAGELHNNCLVVGVLALTAARAAEGLDALRPADAPWPARPFEA is encoded by the coding sequence ATGGAGTTGCAGGACACCCCGGAGGAGTGGCGGGTCGTCGCGACGACGACCCCGTTCCAGGGAAAGAAGACGAGTGTCCGTACGGACGACGTGGTCATGCCCGACGGCACGGTCGCGCGCCGCGACTACCAGGTCCACCCCGGCTCGGTGGCGGTCCTCGCCCTCGACGACCAGGACCGGGTGCTGCTGCTCAAGCAGTACCGGCACCCCGTACGCCAGAAGCTGTGGGAGATCCCGGCCGGGCTCCTCGACGTGCCGGGGGAGAACCCGCTGCATGCCGCGCAGCGGGAGTTGTACGAGGAGGCGCACGTCAAGGCCGAGGAATGGCGGGTCCTGGCCGACGTCTACACCACGCCCGGGGGCTGCGACGAGGCGGTACGCATCTTCCTGGCGCGGCACCTGTCCGAGGCGGAGGGCGAACGCTTCGAGGTCTCGGAGGAGGAGGCCGACATGGAGCTGGCCCGGGTCCCGCTGGCGGACCTCGCACGAGGCGTACTGGCGGGGGAGCTGCACAACAACTGCCTGGTGGTCGGTGTCCTTGCGCTGACCGCGGCCCGCGCGGCCGAGGGCCTCGACGCGCTGCGCCCGGCGGACGCGCCGTGGCCGGCGCGGCCGTTCGAGGCGTAG
- a CDS encoding tetratricopeptide repeat protein: MTDQAVAAGGVRNFFGRQRELKALRADIERTGLDTLAGRKAPRARVLLIAGRPGSGRTALAEELVAGLAAAYPDGVLRARLTEPGGDPVPTGRVAQGLLQDLGIDEPPGAAEDELTELVREALAERRTVLVLDDAVDAEQVDPLIPDNPDALVVAVARGPLTGIPDVRPCTLGGLDPKSAIEMLTTYTGSVRVTVDPQAAETLAEECGGQPAAVVLAGGWLAARPKASVADLAKRLRALSGDPLARAFLLVHDALAQPAARILRYLSLAPLGRADAHTASALAGCSISAAASALTGFVGLGLVTDCGDGQYEVPGHLVPLLRTQMEERDRPAEVQLARARMLERTVRLLQSCRAVTEPEDSSARKKLAGLPRALRFPTAPAAAEWLTGRRPVLLASARLAVADGELDTLARRLVAALVRAETAHRGAEAAAPVLYGLHRLVLDVAERRGLHRERAAALLNLADLDARTGRTRDALERYRAALDAGRAANDPYAIGRAMESVGGSYQALGDWQRAGDWYGRALAQRLARDERADQARLYGRLGAVQTYAGRYGEALRNWRAAAAGYRRLADLPGYARALSEAARVQEYAGRPEDSLRTCEEAIDWARRAQDVRLQAALQLRLADTLDRLGDPAAARLHRSAAGRLLGTDEGTGDGTGPSAYEIRSASNED, translated from the coding sequence GTGACGGATCAGGCGGTGGCAGCGGGCGGGGTACGGAACTTCTTCGGGCGGCAGCGGGAGTTGAAAGCCTTGCGCGCCGACATCGAACGGACCGGACTCGACACCCTCGCCGGCCGCAAGGCCCCCCGCGCACGCGTCCTCCTGATCGCGGGCCGCCCCGGCTCCGGGCGGACCGCGCTCGCCGAGGAACTCGTCGCCGGGCTCGCGGCGGCCTACCCCGACGGGGTGCTCCGCGCCCGGCTGACCGAGCCCGGCGGCGACCCGGTCCCCACCGGGCGCGTCGCGCAGGGGCTGCTCCAGGACCTGGGCATCGACGAACCGCCCGGCGCCGCCGAGGACGAGCTGACCGAGCTGGTCCGCGAGGCCCTCGCCGAACGCCGTACCGTCCTCGTCCTCGACGACGCGGTCGACGCCGAGCAGGTCGATCCGCTGATCCCGGACAACCCCGACGCCCTCGTCGTCGCCGTGGCGCGGGGACCGCTGACCGGGATCCCCGATGTCCGCCCGTGCACCCTCGGCGGCCTCGACCCCAAGTCCGCGATCGAGATGCTCACCACCTACACCGGGTCCGTCCGGGTGACGGTCGACCCGCAGGCCGCCGAGACCCTCGCCGAGGAGTGCGGCGGCCAGCCCGCCGCCGTCGTCCTCGCCGGAGGCTGGCTCGCCGCCCGCCCCAAGGCCTCGGTCGCCGACCTGGCCAAACGGCTGCGCGCCCTCTCCGGCGACCCGCTCGCCCGCGCGTTCCTGCTGGTCCACGACGCGCTGGCCCAGCCGGCCGCCCGGATACTGCGATACCTCTCCCTCGCACCCCTCGGCCGCGCCGACGCCCACACCGCCTCCGCCCTGGCCGGATGCTCGATCTCGGCCGCCGCGAGCGCGCTGACCGGCTTCGTCGGGCTGGGGCTCGTCACCGACTGCGGGGACGGTCAGTACGAGGTTCCGGGGCACCTCGTCCCCCTCCTGCGTACACAGATGGAGGAGCGCGACCGGCCCGCCGAGGTGCAGCTCGCCCGGGCCCGGATGCTGGAGCGGACCGTACGGCTCCTCCAGTCCTGCCGGGCGGTCACCGAGCCCGAGGACTCCTCCGCCCGCAAGAAGCTCGCAGGGCTGCCCCGCGCCCTGCGGTTCCCGACCGCGCCGGCCGCCGCCGAATGGCTGACCGGCCGCCGGCCGGTACTCCTGGCCTCCGCCCGCCTCGCCGTCGCCGACGGTGAGCTCGACACCCTGGCCCGCCGGCTCGTCGCCGCCCTGGTCAGGGCCGAGACGGCGCACCGGGGCGCCGAGGCGGCCGCGCCCGTGCTGTACGGCCTGCACCGGCTCGTCCTGGACGTGGCCGAGCGGCGCGGACTGCACCGGGAGCGGGCCGCCGCACTGCTGAACCTCGCCGATCTGGACGCCAGGACCGGCCGCACCCGGGACGCCCTGGAGCGCTATCGGGCCGCTCTGGATGCCGGAAGGGCCGCGAACGATCCGTACGCGATCGGCCGGGCGATGGAATCCGTAGGCGGTTCCTACCAGGCGCTGGGGGACTGGCAGCGGGCCGGAGACTGGTACGGCCGCGCGCTCGCCCAGCGCCTCGCCCGCGACGAGCGGGCCGACCAGGCCCGGCTGTACGGACGGCTCGGCGCGGTGCAGACCTACGCGGGCCGCTACGGCGAGGCCCTGCGCAACTGGCGCGCCGCCGCGGCGGGGTACCGGCGGCTCGCCGATCTGCCCGGCTACGCGCGGGCGTTGAGCGAGGCCGCCCGCGTCCAGGAGTACGCCGGCCGACCCGAGGACTCGCTGCGGACCTGCGAGGAGGCGATCGACTGGGCCCGGCGTGCCCAGGACGTACGGCTCCAGGCCGCGCTGCAGCTCAGGCTGGCGGACACGCTCGACCGGCTCGGTGACCCCGCCGCGGCCAGGCTGCACCGGTCGGCGGCCGGGCGCCTGCTGGGGACGGACGAGGGAACGGGCGATGGAACAGGACCTTCCGCCTACGAAATCCGCAGTGCTTCGAATGAAGATTAA
- the ald gene encoding alanine dehydrogenase, giving the protein MKVGIPREVKNNEFRVAITPAGVHELVRNGHQVFVEQNAGVGSSITDEEYVSAGAQILPTADEVWATADLLLKVKEPIAEEYHRLRKDQTLFTYLHLAASKECTDALLESGTTAIAYETVETANRALPLLAPMSEVAGRLAPQVGAYHLMRSVGGRGVLPGGVPGTHAGECVVIGGGVSGWNATQIAVGMGFHVTLLDRDINKLREADKIFGTKVKTIVSNAFELEKAVIEADLVIGAVLIPGAKAPKLVTNELVAKMKPGSVLVDIAIDQGGCFEDSHPTTHAEPTFQVHNSVFYCVANMPGAVPNTSTYALTNATLPYIVSLANNGWVEALRRDAALALGLNTHDGKVVYREVAEAHGLDHVELASLLG; this is encoded by the coding sequence ATGAAGGTCGGCATCCCCCGCGAGGTCAAGAACAACGAGTTCCGCGTGGCCATCACCCCCGCCGGTGTCCACGAGCTCGTCCGCAACGGCCACCAGGTCTTCGTCGAGCAGAACGCCGGTGTGGGCTCCTCGATCACGGACGAGGAGTACGTCTCCGCCGGCGCGCAGATCCTGCCGACCGCCGACGAGGTCTGGGCCACGGCCGACCTGCTGCTGAAGGTCAAGGAGCCCATCGCCGAGGAGTACCACCGCCTCCGCAAGGACCAGACCCTCTTCACCTACCTGCACCTCGCAGCCTCCAAGGAGTGCACGGACGCCCTCCTGGAGTCCGGCACCACCGCCATCGCGTACGAGACCGTCGAGACCGCCAACCGCGCGCTCCCGCTGCTCGCCCCGATGTCCGAGGTCGCGGGCCGCCTGGCTCCGCAGGTCGGCGCCTACCACCTGATGCGCTCGGTCGGCGGCCGCGGCGTGCTCCCGGGCGGCGTCCCCGGCACCCACGCCGGCGAGTGCGTCGTCATCGGCGGCGGCGTCTCCGGCTGGAACGCCACGCAGATCGCCGTCGGCATGGGCTTCCACGTGACCCTGCTCGACCGTGACATCAACAAGCTCCGCGAGGCCGACAAGATCTTCGGCACCAAGGTGAAGACGATCGTCTCCAACGCCTTCGAGCTGGAGAAGGCCGTCATCGAGGCCGACCTCGTCATCGGCGCCGTTCTCATCCCGGGCGCCAAGGCCCCGAAGCTGGTCACCAACGAGCTCGTCGCCAAGATGAAGCCCGGAAGTGTCCTTGTCGACATTGCGATCGACCAGGGCGGCTGCTTCGAGGACTCGCACCCGACCACCCACGCCGAGCCGACCTTCCAGGTCCACAACTCGGTCTTCTACTGCGTCGCCAACATGCCGGGCGCGGTGCCGAACACCTCCACGTACGCCCTGACCAACGCCACGCTGCCCTACATCGTGTCGCTGGCGAACAACGGCTGGGTCGAGGCGCTGCGCCGCGACGCCGCGCTCGCCCTGGGCCTCAACACCCATGACGGCAAGGTCGTTTACAGGGAGGTCGCCGAGGCGCACGGCCTCGACCACGTCGAGCTGGCCAGCCTCCTGGGCTGA